Proteins encoded by one window of Lutibacter sp. A64:
- a CDS encoding restriction endonuclease subunit S codes for MREDWIECNTEDIGQVITGGTPSKKKPEFYSQDDYPFYKPTDLNAGINVKKSKDYLSTLGYANSRKADKNSILVTCIGATIGKTGLIKNDGAFNQQINALIPFEGLSNVFLYYQIIGTVFQQQIKRNAHSTTLPILNKSKFLKLKLNIPPQTIQKAIVKKIEALFSSLDSGIADLKKAQDQLVIYRQAVLKKAFEGGYTQPNAKKGELVINGLQSVIPQNWKVCKIGEIAKLQGGFAFKSAEFTDSGIPIVKIKNVHYQDIDWSDKTFVASSRMKEFNSYSLNKGDVLIAMTRPVIKSLNNIKTVVVKESDLPALLNQRVGRFVINGEVDKNFLKYYIFTDFFKRRVLKESSSSQQPNISSTKIERFDFIVPETIQEQHQIVNEIESRLSVCDKVEKDIADSLEKAQALRQSILKKAFEGTLLSEAEIAKCKADKNYEPASVLLEKIKAEKKQK; via the coding sequence ATGAGAGAAGATTGGATTGAATGTAATACTGAGGATATTGGGCAAGTTATAACCGGAGGTACACCAAGTAAAAAAAAACCAGAATTTTATTCCCAAGATGATTACCCTTTTTACAAACCAACAGATTTAAATGCAGGAATTAACGTTAAGAAGTCAAAAGATTATTTATCAACTTTAGGCTATGCAAATTCCAGAAAAGCTGATAAAAATTCCATTTTAGTTACTTGTATAGGAGCAACAATAGGAAAAACGGGGTTAATTAAAAATGATGGTGCATTTAATCAACAAATCAATGCTTTAATTCCTTTTGAAGGTCTATCTAATGTATTTTTATATTATCAGATTATTGGAACGGTATTTCAACAACAAATAAAACGAAATGCACATTCTACAACTCTTCCAATTTTAAATAAAAGTAAATTTTTAAAGCTTAAATTAAACATTCCGCCCCAAACAATTCAAAAAGCCATTGTCAAAAAAATAGAAGCATTATTTAGCAGTTTAGATAGTGGTATTGCAGACCTTAAAAAAGCACAAGACCAATTGGTTATTTATAGACAAGCGGTTTTAAAAAAGGCTTTTGAGGGTGGTTATACTCAACCAAACGCAAAAAAAGGAGAACTAGTTATAAACGGATTACAATCTGTAATACCACAAAATTGGAAAGTTTGCAAAATTGGCGAAATTGCAAAACTTCAAGGAGGTTTTGCTTTTAAAAGTGCAGAATTCACTGATTCTGGAATACCAATTGTAAAAATTAAGAATGTACATTACCAAGACATAGATTGGAGCGATAAGACATTTGTTGCAAGTTCTAGAATGAAAGAATTTAATTCTTATTCATTAAACAAAGGAGATGTTTTAATAGCTATGACTCGTCCAGTTATAAAGTCACTTAATAATATAAAAACAGTTGTTGTTAAAGAATCTGATTTACCAGCATTATTAAACCAACGCGTTGGAAGGTTTGTAATAAATGGAGAAGTAGATAAGAATTTCTTAAAGTACTATATTTTTACAGATTTTTTTAAAAGACGTGTTCTAAAAGAATCTTCTTCTTCACAGCAACCAAACATAAGCTCTACTAAAATTGAAAGGTTTGATTTTATTGTACCAGAAACAATCCAAGAACAACACCAAATTGTTAACGAGATAGAAAGTCGTTTATCGGTTTGTGATAAAGTAGAAAAAGATATTGCAGACAGTTTAGAAAAAGCCCAAGCCTTACGCCAAAGTATTTTGAAGAAAGCTTTTGAGGGTACATTATTAAGCGAAGCAGAAATAGCAAAATGTAAAGCAGATAAGAATTATGAGCCTGCTAGTGTGTTGTTGGAGAAGATTAAAGCAGAAAAGAAACAAAAATAA
- a CDS encoding type I restriction endonuclease subunit R, which produces MTVNINQNPEQIARDKIDEMLREAGWLVQSKKKVNLSAGKGVAVREYQTDVGPADYVLFVDRKPVGIIEAKREDEGHRLTVVEEQAVNYANAKLKYLNNDPLPFVYESTGTITRFTDYRDPKPRGRNVFSFHKPETIAEWLKKGQPLRERLLSMPALDETGLRPAQIVAVNNLEHSFKKNRPKALIQMATGAGKTFTAATFVYRLLKHANAKRILFLVDTKNLGEQAEQEFMTFQPNDDNRKFTELYNVQRLSSSYIASDSQVCISTIQRLYSILKGEELDESAELDNPNENSWLQNKMAKNKAVPVEYTPKVPIEQFDFIVIDEAHRSIYNLWKQVLDYFDAFLIGLTATPDKRTFGFFNENVVSQYTYEESVTDGVNVPYDVYTIETDISQNGAMIESGWFVDRRDKLTRKKRWQQEDEDTDYKRNDLDKKVVNPSQIRNIIREYKKALKTTIYPNRIDENGEYEVPKTLVFAKTDSHADDIIKIIREEFDEGNDFCKKVTYKIEEDPKSVLNRFRNSYYPRIAVTVDMIATGTDVKPLEVLLFMRDVKSINYFEQMKGRGTRTINSDSLQLVTKTAKTKTHFVIVDAVGATKSKKTDSRPLERQKSVPMKDLLGAITMGHADEDLFLSLANRLIRLEKQITEKEKDKLLEFSGGKNLKQITKELITAFDQDDIDTKAQLAIDKIPIEDRTPAVIEHSRNEAQEQLILEASKTFNGELNDYLDNVRKQHEQIIDSVNIDTVTKSEWETTSVDKATEIVKDFTAYLEANKDEIKALSIFYNQPYNRRDITFKMIKDVMEKLQLEKPLLAPDYVWDAYTQLEDVKSKQPKDELTALVSLIRRACGIDSELRAYDKTIENNFKTWIFKQNAGQHNRFTTAQLDWLRMIKDHVVSSYHIEIDDLDYTPFDAKGGKGKMHQLFGNQMNEIINELNEVLAA; this is translated from the coding sequence ATGACTGTAAATATTAACCAAAATCCTGAACAAATAGCGCGTGATAAAATTGACGAAATGCTACGAGAAGCTGGATGGTTAGTTCAGTCTAAAAAGAAAGTAAATTTATCTGCTGGAAAAGGTGTTGCAGTACGTGAATATCAAACGGATGTTGGTCCTGCTGACTATGTGCTGTTCGTAGACCGAAAACCTGTCGGAATTATAGAAGCAAAACGAGAAGACGAAGGACACAGATTGACAGTTGTTGAGGAACAAGCTGTGAACTACGCCAACGCTAAATTAAAATACTTAAATAACGACCCTTTGCCTTTCGTGTATGAAAGCACAGGAACCATAACACGGTTTACAGATTACAGAGACCCAAAACCAAGAGGTAGAAACGTTTTTAGTTTTCATAAACCAGAAACAATTGCTGAATGGTTAAAAAAAGGGCAACCGCTTAGAGAAAGATTGTTGTCAATGCCTGCACTAGATGAAACAGGATTGCGTCCTGCGCAAATTGTTGCTGTTAATAATCTAGAACATTCTTTTAAAAAGAACAGACCAAAAGCCTTAATTCAAATGGCAACTGGTGCTGGAAAAACATTTACAGCTGCAACATTTGTATATCGTTTGCTAAAACACGCAAATGCAAAACGTATTTTATTTCTGGTGGATACCAAAAACCTTGGCGAGCAAGCGGAACAGGAATTTATGACCTTTCAGCCCAATGACGATAACCGAAAATTTACAGAGTTGTACAATGTGCAGCGTTTATCTTCAAGTTATATTGCTTCAGATAGTCAAGTCTGTATTTCTACCATACAACGCCTCTACTCTATTTTAAAAGGAGAAGAATTAGACGAAAGTGCTGAACTTGATAATCCAAACGAAAACTCTTGGCTTCAAAATAAAATGGCTAAAAACAAAGCTGTTCCTGTGGAGTACACACCCAAAGTACCTATTGAACAATTTGATTTTATTGTCATTGATGAAGCGCACCGTTCCATTTATAATTTATGGAAACAAGTATTAGATTATTTTGATGCTTTTTTAATTGGTTTAACGGCAACACCTGATAAAAGAACCTTTGGTTTTTTTAATGAAAACGTAGTAAGCCAATATACTTATGAAGAATCGGTAACTGATGGTGTAAACGTGCCCTATGATGTGTACACGATTGAAACGGACATTTCGCAAAATGGTGCAATGATAGAATCTGGTTGGTTTGTAGATAGACGAGATAAACTTACCCGTAAAAAACGTTGGCAACAAGAAGATGAAGACACAGATTACAAACGCAACGATTTAGATAAAAAAGTTGTCAATCCTAGCCAAATTAGAAACATTATTCGTGAATATAAAAAGGCATTAAAAACAACTATTTATCCAAATCGTATTGATGAAAATGGCGAATACGAAGTGCCAAAAACCTTGGTATTTGCAAAAACAGATAGTCACGCAGACGATATTATAAAAATCATTCGTGAAGAATTTGACGAAGGCAACGACTTTTGTAAAAAAGTAACTTACAAAATTGAAGAAGACCCAAAATCGGTATTGAACCGTTTTAGAAATTCATATTATCCAAGAATTGCCGTTACGGTAGATATGATTGCCACTGGAACAGACGTAAAACCTTTAGAGGTATTATTGTTTATGCGAGATGTAAAAAGCATCAACTATTTTGAACAAATGAAAGGTCGTGGAACACGAACTATCAATAGTGATTCTTTACAGTTAGTAACTAAAACAGCGAAGACAAAAACCCATTTCGTAATTGTAGATGCTGTGGGTGCTACCAAATCTAAAAAAACAGATAGCCGACCTTTAGAACGACAAAAGTCTGTACCAATGAAAGATTTATTGGGAGCAATAACAATGGGACACGCCGACGAAGATTTGTTTTTGTCTTTAGCAAACCGATTAATCAGATTAGAAAAACAAATCACCGAAAAAGAAAAAGATAAATTGTTGGAGTTTTCTGGTGGTAAGAATTTGAAACAAATAACCAAAGAATTAATCACTGCTTTTGACCAAGACGACATTGATACCAAAGCACAACTAGCCATTGACAAAATTCCAATTGAAGATAGAACGCCAGCGGTCATTGAGCATAGTCGAAATGAAGCACAAGAACAATTGATATTAGAAGCCAGTAAAACGTTTAATGGTGAATTAAACGACTATTTAGATAATGTACGCAAACAACACGAACAAATTATTGATAGCGTAAACATTGATACGGTTACAAAAAGTGAATGGGAAACCACGTCTGTAGATAAAGCAACCGAAATTGTTAAAGATTTTACAGCATATTTAGAAGCCAACAAAGACGAAATAAAAGCGTTGAGCATTTTTTACAATCAACCATACAATCGTAGAGACATTACATTTAAAATGATAAAAGACGTAATGGAGAAACTACAATTAGAAAAACCATTGTTAGCACCCGATTATGTTTGGGATGCTTATACACAATTAGAAGACGTAAAAAGCAAACAACCCAAAGATGAATTAACTGCGTTGGTATCTTTAATTAGAAGAGCGTGCGGCATAGATAGCGAATTAAGAGCCTACGATAAAACCATTGAAAACAATTTTAAAACGTGGATTTTTAAACAAAACGCAGGACAACACAACCGCTTTACGACAGCACAATTAGACTGGTTACGAATGATAAAAGACCACGTAGTGAGCAGTTACCATATAGAAATAGACGATTTAGATTACACCCCTTTTGATGCCAAAGGCGGAAAAGGAAAAATGCACCAATTATTTGGTAACCAAATGAATGAAATTATTAACGAACTTAATGAGGTACTAGCAGCATAA
- a CDS encoding PD-(D/E)XK nuclease family protein — translation MKDAPSLKEQEVLLSNIKKLKQKYDEKRNKDRFNIFYALHKEHDEVNLHSRFISYLLAKDSGHMKGDLFARLFLDIVLKKDKDFLDDYVVIPNEFNKTEFKEIDILLINKKLKHAIVIENKIYAKDSNHDHKEEEKVVDGYIGQLERYYNTILKGTPKKSANKSEKITFETHDYISNKIDVFYLTLNKPKEDTFTKSKGNIPESVGVREIYYKDEIIKWLKHCLEVTKDDNFLNKIINQYLILVKNMTKTNIPKKELNELRNLYSTNLETTRYVIDNFKDIKWHTVDDFLIKLKNELKSNGYKNVCLYPENNDARIKLVTELTHNNKDVNIGVTFKTNEGENLYISVLNNLSWGIVDRKWTDFTHNLLQNIRFSDFSTENTYNLIDQNNTTNAIKSIIKEISEEQENNFDTLKSI, via the coding sequence ATGAAAGACGCTCCAAGCTTAAAAGAACAAGAAGTATTACTTTCTAATATAAAAAAACTAAAACAAAAATATGATGAAAAAAGAAATAAAGACAGGTTTAACATATTTTATGCTTTACATAAAGAACATGATGAAGTAAACCTTCATTCACGTTTTATTTCCTATTTATTAGCAAAAGACTCTGGACATATGAAAGGAGATTTATTTGCAAGATTGTTTCTTGATATTGTTCTAAAAAAAGACAAAGATTTTTTAGATGATTATGTAGTTATTCCAAATGAATTTAATAAAACCGAATTTAAAGAGATTGACATACTATTAATCAATAAAAAATTGAAACATGCAATTGTTATTGAAAATAAAATTTATGCAAAAGATAGTAATCACGATCATAAAGAAGAAGAAAAAGTAGTAGATGGATATATCGGTCAATTAGAGCGTTATTATAATACAATTCTTAAAGGAACACCAAAAAAAAGCGCTAATAAAAGTGAAAAGATCACCTTTGAAACTCATGATTATATTAGCAACAAAATTGATGTTTTTTATTTAACACTTAACAAGCCAAAAGAAGATACTTTCACTAAAAGTAAAGGTAATATTCCTGAAAGTGTAGGTGTAAGAGAAATATACTATAAAGATGAAATTATTAAGTGGCTAAAACACTGTTTAGAAGTTACAAAAGATGATAACTTCTTAAATAAAATTATTAATCAATATTTAATTTTAGTTAAAAATATGACCAAAACAAACATACCAAAAAAGGAATTAAACGAGTTGAGAAATCTATATTCAACTAATTTAGAAACTACACGATATGTCATTGACAACTTTAAAGATATTAAATGGCATACAGTAGATGACTTCTTAATAAAATTAAAAAATGAATTGAAATCTAATGGATATAAAAACGTTTGCTTATATCCTGAGAATAATGACGCTAGAATTAAATTAGTTACAGAATTAACCCACAATAATAAAGATGTAAATATAGGAGTTACATTTAAAACAAATGAAGGTGAAAATTTATATATAAGTGTTTTAAATAATTTAAGCTGGGGTATTGTTGATAGAAAATGGACAGATTTTACTCATAATCTACTTCAAAATATTCGTTTTTCTGATTTTTCTACTGAAAATACATATAACCTTATTGACCAAAATAATACCACAAATGCAATTAAATCAATTATAAAAGAAATTTCAGAAGAACAAGAAAATAATTTTGATACTTTAAAAAGTATTTAA